In Chanodichthys erythropterus isolate Z2021 chromosome 9, ASM2448905v1, whole genome shotgun sequence, a genomic segment contains:
- the ccl27a gene encoding C-C motif chemokine 27a, translating into MELKATSLLLVMCVGIIILTSNEAGAIPRCCLTVTKRIPRQVLRAVTTYETQSKSGRCEIDALILHIRNGKKPLCAHPKLGKVLKKLKKKPKLA; encoded by the exons ATGGAGCTGAAAGCAACATCTCTCCTGTTGGTCATGTGTGTCGGCATCATCATCCTCACCAGCAATGAAG CTGGTGCCATTCCCAGGTGCTGTTTGACTGTTACCAAGAGGATCCCACGGCAGGTCCTGCGAGCCGTGACCACATACGAGACCCAGAGCAAGTCTGGACGCTGTGAGATTGATGCACTGAT ATTACACATCAGAAACGGAAAGAAACCTCTCTGTGCTCATCCCAAACTGGGGAAAGTCTTGAAGAAGCTCAAGAAGAAACCCAAGCTGGCGTAA
- the avp gene encoding vasopressin-neurophysin 2-copeptin: protein MSDSLLSACVLCLLALSALSSACYIQNCPRGGKRSQPDAVRQCMACGPGNKGRCFGPSICCGAGLGCLVGSPETLTCMEENLLPGPCETGGTSCGAEGGVCAAPGVCCDSESCVLDPQCSEDVRFHPAEDSSGLKSVSGEMLLHLLNLASRRQRPF from the exons ATGTCCGACTCTCTGCTGTCCGCGTGTGTCCTCTGTCTGCTGGCGCTCTCCGCGCTCTCGTCCGCCTGCTACATTCAGAACTGCCCGCGAGGAGGAAAGAGATCTCAGCCGGACGCCGTCAGACAG tgtatGGCGTGTGGTCCGGGGAATAAGGGCCGTTGTTTCGGCCCCAGTATCTGCTGCGGAGCCGGTCTCGGTTGTCTGGTTGGATCTCCAGAGACGCTGACCTGCATGGAGGAGAATCTCCTGCCCGGCCCCTGTGAGACGGGCGGGACGTCCTGCGGAGCCGAAGGGGGCGTCTGCGCCGCTCCGGGCGTCTGCTGTGACTCGG AGAGCTGCGTTCTGGATCCACAGTGTTCTGAAGACGTCAGGTTTCATCCGGCGGAAGACAGCAGCGGACTGAAGAGCGTTTCCGGAGAAATGCTGCTGCATCTGTTGAATCTGGCCTCGAGGAGACAAAGACCCTTCTGA